Below is a window of Neofelis nebulosa isolate mNeoNeb1 chromosome 8, mNeoNeb1.pri, whole genome shotgun sequence DNA.
TACATGATGCTGCAGCTTCTAAGCCACTCTTCTGCTGCTCTTCACGTGCCTGGCACTTCTCTAGGTCTCAGTTTAGATGCCACTTCCTCAGAGAGGCTTTTCTGACCATCCTGTCTCCAGTAGGCCCCCCTCCCACTTCATTCTCTATCCCTGCACCCTACTtcatttctcctgtgttttcccaCAAGCTGTGgttatttttctctgttgatGATGTATCTCCTACCACCAGAATGAAGTCAAATGATACTGTCCTAGTTCTAGGGCAGCATCAGGCACAGCAtagacactcaacaaatatttccttaCTGAAGCCATTAATttaagggagagagggcaggagattAGTAAGAAAAGAAGCTAATTAACAAGCCAAAAGTTTGAGATGGATGTGGCTTTGCCTATGCAGTCATTTGGGATAGACTAACTTATTAATCTGGACTTGGGGGCACCTCTAGCTTATCCTCAGTTTCAACTTTGTCCCCAAGGTGGGCCTGCCAGCCAAGTCAGCTGTGTCAGGAGCCATCCTCCTAGTAGTACCTAATGTCATGGGAATGATGTGTCTGTCACCTCCACTGGACAAGCTAGGGAACAGCCACAGGGGCATCAGCTTCTGCCAGGTGAGTTACTTTGCATGTAGGACTTAATGtttttgaatgagtaaatgaaacaATTTTGAGCTTCTACGAAGTGCAGGGAGTAAGAAAACAATCTCTTTGGCTTATGATTCTAGAAGTTGGTGTCTCTCTTCAATTTCCACAACTACGACAACCTGAGGCACTGTGCTCGGAAGTTAGACCCACGGCGTGAAGGGGGAGAAGTTCGGGTAAGGAAAACCCAAGGTGGCTTATAAGAATATTTCAGAATATAACATTCCATAATGCTTTAGCAATACCCTTGGCTAAGCATCTTTGTAGAAGGGTCACAGGGCAGAGCTGGGCATGGGTGAGCTCAAAGTCACAGTTAATCTAAGGTGGGTATAATTTGTTTTCCAGAACAAGACTGTGGTGAACCTATTATTTGCTGCCTATAGTGGAGATGTCTCAGCTCTTCGAAGGTACTAAATAAACACACTAAAATACTCCTGGTCAGAGATCTCATTAGGAGTCAACACAGCAAAATAGTTAAGTGCTTCAGCTTTAGAGCCAGATAAAATAGCACAGATTGcatttaaatgagattattttaggggcacttgggtggctcagtcggttaagtatccgacttccattcaggtcatgatcttgcagtttgtgaattcaagccccgcatcaggccctgtgctgacagctcggagcctgaagcctgcttcagattgtgtcttcctctctctgcccctcccccgtttatgctctgtctctctcaaaaataaaaacactaaagaaaaaaaaattttaaggagatTATTTTAAGTACAGTGACTGCCATGTGATAAGAATTTAATTAACAGTAGTCACTGTTAGGATTAATCTGGGTGTTAAGAGCAGAATCCTAAGAAGTAATTAAGGACCTTGCCTCAAGTAGATCACCAACATCAGCAAACATGTAGGCAGTGATGTTTCTGGAAGCATCACACCCGTCTGATTCGGGAGTAACAGTCTCATCTGGGTATAGAACATGATTACTCAGAGTCTACAGATCTTACCATAAgctctgttttactttttctggaATCCATCCAGTCTGACCCCACTTCAGAAAAGACACTAGTGATTCTAGGCTGATCTGGGTAACTCTAGCTATTTTCCACCACCCTCAGGTTTGCCTTGTCAGCCATGGACATGGAACAGAAAGATTATGACTCCCGCACAGCCCTGCATGTTGCTGCAGCTGAAGGTatctaaaagttaaataaaaggGGAAGAccctttctttatatatatatatatatatatatatatatatatatataatttttttttttttttttttttttttttttttttttttttaagtaaactactCCCAACATGGGCctaaactcacaaccttgagatcaagagttgcatattctactgactgagccagccaggcaccccctaagaGCCTTTCTTTTCTAAGAAGAGTAATCCCTATCGCATATGCCCTTAAGGTTACAAGGGAAGGAACTGGTTTTGTCCAGATGCCCTGCAGTTTGCAGGCCAACTATTATTGGGTGCTTCAGGGAGCAAAATGGGAAGAGGCCTTTCCCATTTTGGTTCAGACTCCAGCTGCCAAAAGTCTATACTAATGTTAACACCAAAAGGTTCAGGATCTGTGCcatctcattttccttctgcccatATTCCTAGGACACATCGAAGTTGTTAAATTCCTGATTGAGGCTTGCAAAGTGAATCCTTTTGTTAAGGACAGGTGAGTAGGATTAAGGTAAAAGGAGGGCTGAGAAGCAGCTTTTCTCCCACTGCCCTCCAGCCACCACAGTCACTATTTAACCATATCGTTCTCAATGTCTTCTTTGCCTGATCATGGGCTTTGTTCCTTTCAGGTGGGGCAACATTCCCTTGGATGATGCTGTGCAGTTCAACCACCTGGAGGTGGTGAAACTGCTTCAGGATTACCAGGACTCCTATACACCATCTGAGACTCAGGCCGAAGCAGCGGCTGAGGCCCTGTCCAAGGAGAACTTAGAGAGCATGGTGTGAGCATGGGGTGCACATACAGTACCTGCTCAAGAAATAGCATGACTGGCCACACACTTAACCCATAACCACCAAACATGCTATGGAGAGCCGCACTGCTTCCGTGGGGACCAAGACTTAGGCTACTGCTTTCTGTGAGAGTGAAAATACCCCATTCCCTTGGCAGACAGAGTATAGAGAAGTGCCTTGGTGGACCCATGCAGTAGAGCAATCCATGGAGACTGACTTTCTTCGAGGTACAGCCTAATGGTTTAGCCCACTCAAAATCATCCCAGGTCTTCACCCAgatcccctctccctttctttaaaaagcatcatgagagagacagagatgctcTGGTAAAGGGGCCCTAGCCACCATGTACAGGTATGTATCCACAAAGGAAGTGGGACAGCTATGCACCAGACTTTAATAGTCTGGAGAGGTCTGCCCTCCTTAGCCAGGAAGTACTGCTGCTACTGCTaattttttagacagagaaagTATTTTgtgctcaaataaactttaattacACAAATTATAATTGTTAAGCccagtccttctctctctcccacaggGGCATCCAGCTGCGTCACCATCATAAAGGTAGAATAAGAGGGAACCACAAGGTCAGACAGAGCCCAAACAATGCATACTTCACGTACATACTCATCCCACCACGTTTTCGTCAACCCTAAATACTACTCTAGGTTAACTGTATTCTAGAGTTGCTAGGATACAGCAACTactggagggggtggaggggagagtgggtggtAATAGTGAGGGCATGGGTCTGAGCAGGCTCAAAAAGGGATTGTGCAAGACCTCaggcctcccacctccctctggaAGTTCCAACTGTGGCACAAGTATCTTGTCTCCTTTGATCATGGTTGTAACTGGCCCAATGATTATAATGGATTGACCAGATGTCAGGGAGGTGCAGATTAAGGCAGATGGACTCTGGGTGGTGATAGCTGCAGCAGTGTGGGGCTGAGAGTCTGGCACTGAGGTACTAGGAAAGAAGGGCTCTGTTTCATTCAGAGACAGTAAAGAACTTCCTGGGGAGCCAGAGTCGACTCTGTATGTGCTACAGGGAAAGGGCCAAGTCATTGTACCACTCCTCCAGCCAGAGGTAGAAAGGATTTACTCTGGAGAGATTCTGTAGGGCcccaaggtggggggaggggggaataaCATGGGGGCAAAGGGAGGCAGAGGTATCACAGTGATGAATAAATTCAAAGTTGAAAGCTAAGACCCCAGGACTGAATGCAGTCTGAGGTCTGGgcacagggaggcagagggaccaAAGGAAGCCAGTCACATTAAGTACACTCAGGGTAGCCTAGGAAACTGGCAGtagattgggggaggggagagggtggctgTGTGCCTAGTTTTCACAGGgtaggggaaaggaaaaagactaAGATATTGCACAGAGGGCCTAACACTGAATTGTGGGAGTTGGAGGTTGCTTAGCGGCAAAATTAAAAGGCTTCAGACAGTTTCACCAGGAGGCTACCCAAGGAAGAGCATGATTGGGCACTCCAATGAAACACATACTAGAGGCCTTTAGGCACTTCAAGCCCTGAGTGGGTCAGCAGCTCTCCATCCCATAGGGCAAAGGCAGGTACCACTGGACCTCGGAAATCTGTCTGTAGCGTGTGGACCACAGCGACCCTGCTCACATCCACCAGGCTCAGCTTTTGGGCCTCATACTCCAGCAACAGCCCCACCTTCTCTGGCTGCCCCATGCCCTCAATAGGGGCTTTTTCGTTGGCCAACATGGTGTGCCACTTGCGCTGGGCATACGTGAACACCCAGGAACGATCGTCAACACCGATGCAGCTATCCCGGGACATATCCACATCTGCCACTCCTATTCGGAATTGGTGGGAGCGCTTCACTGTCACTTCCCAGTAGTGCCTGCCACTGGTGACTGCTGTGTCGGCCAGCACTACGGCCCATTCCCGGAAGCGCTCCACATTCAGGGCCAACTTGGTGGGCTCCAATCCTACTATGCCATACTTGACACCTGTGTCACCTCTGAAGAGCGCCAGGCTGCTGTGGGCggttttttcttccagtttgaaACTGATGCCTGTGAGCAGAGCAAAGAGATTAGATGATGACGAGGGCTAAACCCCTAGATCTAGTGATATATACGTATTACGATCTGAAACAGTCATGCGCTCACGAGGAAACAAAAAATGTCACGCGGGCAAGAGTGAGGCGCTTCAATATGGGCTTTCAGGCTGGAAAAGCCtcggaataataaaaaaaaaaaaaaaaaaaaaagccagattgTGTCCCAGGTTTGGACTCTCAAGACGAAAGCAGATCAGGGAGGGTAAATGACCCAAGGGGACTCTCGGGAATAACGGAAACCATTTTGGAGATAAAAGAGAGTAAAAGAGATAATCCTACCTCTGCGGGCTTCCGCGACGGCTACCCCCAATCGTTTAGCTCCCCAGCGGCACAAGAACAGCGAACGTACAAAAGGCAGCGCCATCTTGCGCCTGGGATGAATAGGGCACGCCCTCTGGCCTGGGACCGGGCCATCTGCCCGCCTGCTACTTTCCGACGTGGTGCGCGAAAGGCGGCCGCGCAGTGTGATGACGTAAGGGAGCCTGCGTTCAGCAGGGGAGCCGCCATCTTAGTGAAATGTGTTCTTGGTCCGCATGTGCTTGGTacagtttattttggttttttcccGGCAGTGCTGCTCACGTTTTTACCAAGTAGGACCTTTAGAAAGACGGTGTAGCAAGACGTCAAAAAGTATAGATTTTAGAATTAAATAGTAATCGGATTCAAACCTAGCtcctctgtgtgaccttgggcaaatcacttaatctGATCCTTAagtgttctcatttgtaaaaaataACCCTTTAGACCTTGACAAAAATTAAACGAGAGCATAACCTAGAATACAACTTGACAAATAACCACTAGGTTAAGTAGCAGGCTGTTTTATAATAATGTGTAAATACTGTAAACGTTGGTTTTTATATGTTCAGAGTTACTGGAGAAGGACTTTAAATCCCTACCCCatatttctttcctgatttgtatATCCCATTTGTATATCCAACAACCTATTAGAGATTTCTACCTGGATGT
It encodes the following:
- the SPRYD4 gene encoding SPRY domain-containing protein 4; the encoded protein is MALPFVRSLFLCRWGAKRLGVAVAEARRGISFKLEEKTAHSSLALFRGDTGVKYGIVGLEPTKLALNVERFREWAVVLADTAVTSGRHYWEVTVKRSHQFRIGVADVDMSRDSCIGVDDRSWVFTYAQRKWHTMLANEKAPIEGMGQPEKVGLLLEYEAQKLSLVDVSRVAVVHTLQTDFRGPVVPAFALWDGELLTHSGLEVPKGL